The sequence ACACAGTCCGTGTAAAAGGGTGTAAAAGGAAGTAAATTTCATAGTAGGAAAACAATGAGGCAATTCAATATACCAAGCCATTTCTTCCAACGGGGCAGGCCCCAAGTAATACTTGTTCGATACCTTATCGGGCGTGGAAGTGAAACTGCACAGGCGCATTACTGTAAGTGCTGAGCGAATACAACACAAAGCAGAAGTAATAGACAACAAACTTACACAATGACTCCTGTTAAGGTAGCCTGCACATTTTCCCCTTCCTAAAATTGAGGAATATCCAAGATCAGtacaaaaaaattgatttttaaatCCACATTGACAATTCACACGCGGCAAGACAAACAAATGATTCACCTTGTAAAAGTCTACAAGGGTTTTCTCGTCATATTCGCATTCTCTCCTCTCCAGATACTACAAAGGAAAAACACAAGAAAACTTCAGTCTGCATTCATATGTACAAAATTGTGACAATTTCACATAATTGGCAAATTGATAATTCAAACACATAATATAAACGTTCTAACTGCTTATCTAATTGGCAAAATGCAGCATAAGGCCATTCCAGCAATACATGCTGTCTatttagggctgtaaatgagccaaGCCGCTCATGAGTGGAGCGGCTAATCGTTTGGTTCGATAAAAACTCAATCGTGttcggctcgatttataaacgaaccGAACTTGAACACGGAAAAACTCGGCTCGAAAGTTAATGAGCAGGCTCCATTataagttcatgaacaagcttgATTATATTGTTCATGAATATACTCGTGAGTAACCTTTgttcgattatttttttaataatagttttTGTATAAGGGGAGAAGTGTAAAACAACGTGATTTTTTGTAACTTTAGTTTTGTAGatttcaaaactatgtagttttgtgttaaagaaaGGTCagatgaacataattaatgagttgttcgcgAGCAAAGTTCATGAACAGAATCAACGAGCTTGCAAGCTCGCGAACATGATGTTGAGCTCGAGCTTGTCAATTTTCTAAAAAGCCGAGtatgagcaggccaaagctcagCTCGATTATAGCCCTGTGTCTATTTCCCCCAATTTAATTACCATCATGAGGCTACAACAAATGCAAATACCTCCATAGCCAATCTTTCTCTTTCAGGTCCTCCACGAACACAGTATGCAGCACCCCACTATAAGAAGAGGAAAAAAATTGCACAACCAATATgagaaaacatgaaaatatgaGTCCATTTAAGGTTCAAAATATTAACAAGCAAcaatatatgttttatgagaaaaGAACAACAAATTAGCACATTCTTCATCAAGCATCCCTAATACAAATAGGTATGATTATGAAACATTGATAAAACCAAATTTACTTACGCATATTTCTCCTTTGACACTTTCCAATGTGCAAGTTCTTGCAGGACGCTCAGGTGTGCCTCTGTGATCAATACATGCTGCCATATGGAAGATCGTCAATGATTTTGGCACCACAAACTAATACTCAAGACATCCATAACTGAATAAtaaccatagttgttaaagcCGCGCCTCACTCGAGGCTCAAGGTAGTAGTGAACCTTGATAGCACAAAGCGAGGCGCTGTTTAAAAGGCTCTCCCTATGTGCTCCTCGACGGGGCCTCGGAGCCTGAATCAAGGCACACCACAGTGTATAATGTTTTCACTAGGCTTTCTTTTTTTTACCGTTTTGTTTGTGTGGTCATAAGTGTGTTTTTTTCTGCGCCTCGTGTTCCTCAAGTGCGCGCTTGCATTGAGCCTTGAGCCTAGGCTCTAGGACCCCTTAGCGCCTTAgggcgcctttaacaactatgataATAACTGAATAGTATGTACAATTATGCTAATGAAAAACATACCAAGATCAAATACACGCCTGTAATCCTTGATATAGCCTATAATCTTCTCATCGTATTCAAATCCTGGGTTCCACACCAATGAACCATAGCCAAAAACCCAGAACACCATCTTTGACTCCTATACAATAGAAATTTCAATAACACTTCATTAAGGAAATAAAATTGTGGCAGTCATTACATTGAACTAACTGTAACAATTAGGGTTCTATACAGCACACACTTGACAACACGAGATCCATAATCATGTAGTGATATTCTTGAAGCTCCTACAAACCAACACTACAGTATAAAAGAGAGATTGGTTCTCGCTTTTTCACTTATCAAGTGTCGGAGATTCGTATGCTTAAATGTGTAATCAATAGAACAATTCCTTCCCAAACAGATATATAACCAAAATTATCAAAGTAAACAAACAAACTGAAAGTTTTTTCAAGCATACGGGATAAGGAATCACAGAACTCAAAAAAAACCCCAATTTGTTTCTGGTTAAATATGAAATTTCCATATTCTCAATTCCACAATTTCACCTTAACCCGCTAATCTCAAAATCGAAATGCAGATAGAAATAGAATCAAAAAAATCACTGAACAAGCAATCAATCGAAGCGGAGAAAATTTATGAAAGTAGAATTCTACTTATCAAGTGTCAGAGATTCGTATGCTGAAATGTGGAATCAATATAACAATTCCTTCACAAACAGATAATAACCAAAAGTATCAAAGCAAACAAGCAAACTGAAAGTTTTTTCAATCAGATGGGATAAGGAACCACAGAACTCAAAAAACCCCCAATTTTTTCTAGTTAAACATGAAAATTTCCATATTCTCAAGCTAATGTCAAAAATTGAAATGCAGATATAAGGAAAGAAATAGATTCAAAAAAGCCATTGAAGAAGAGAAAATTTATGAAAGTAGAATTCTACTTATCAACTGTCGGAGATTCCTATGCTGAAATGCTTAAACTGAAATGTGTAATCAATAGAAAAAATCCTTCGCAAACAGATAATAACCAAAATTATCAAAGTAAACAAACAAACTGAAagtttttttcaattaaacGGGATAAGGATTCACAGAACTCAGAAACGCCCAATTTCCATATTCTCAATTCGACAATTATACCTAAACCCGCAAATGTCAAAATGCAAATGCAGAAATAGAATCAAAAACATCACTGAAAATGCCAGAATACATAGAAAATGAAAACAATCAatcaattgaagaaatatgaaattAGAAATGCTTACAAGAAGATAAAATGGGGGAAACTGTCGGCAGAGATAGATGGAGAAATTGGAGAGAGGTGAAAGATTGAAGATGGAGGTAGGTAGGTAATGGGAGGTAAAGAGAGTAAAGAAAGAGAGAAATGAAAGCTAAACGATGAAGGGTTTAGCTTAGATTTCAGGGATGatttctcttctctctttcttttctttctttctgaatctctctctctctctgtgtCGGTTGTTTCTCCTGGTTTCGAGGGGTTGGGGAAGGAGGAGAAGATGGCTATTTATGttggaaatttttatttttgtttaatacAGATACGATATTTAGGTAGTCTGTGGGCCTCATTCCGCGATTTCAGGGCtttcttatttcattttttctcAAATAGATGTTAACTATTATCACCCTGTTTGACAAACAGTTGATTATCTCTTCGGTTAGCTAATTTGAttagctgattgtgtaaacttgtttggtaaactTAGTGGATTGTTAATAGCTGTTtgtataaaatgataaataaaaacatgttaAAGATTTTGATCTTATTCggcaattagctgttagctaattacattagctgattatCTTTTtagttagctgatttgattagctgattgtgtaaacttaTTTGGTATAACTTAGCTGATTGTTAATAGTTGTATGTGTAAAATGACATATAAAGACATAGTAAAGTATTTATTTAGGGTTAAATGGTAGTAATTATGGGTAAAAATGTCCATCAAAAGAGACagagcaataagctaattgaaaaaactcttaaaataagcTTTTTGGAACCGTCCTGTTTGGCaaatagctgttagctgatagctgattacattagctattagctgattacatttttagttagctgatttgactagttgattgtgtaaacttgtttggtaaaacttatttaattttttttatagctatttgtgtaaaatgacaaataaggacaTGGTAAAGATTTTATTTAGGGTTCGATGGtaataaatatgataaaaatgttattcaaaagagatagatcaataagctaattgaaaaggtTCTAAAATGGGTTTTtccaaaattagctttttggatctaataagctctttcaaacctctaTCCACCAAATACCattattagaggtttgactagtcaaaacctttaAAGTTGATCAAATCTCTAATTTTTGCTCCAaaaagctctttaccaaacagggtccATAGCGGATTACATTAGCTATTAGCTGATTACCTTTTTAGTTAGCTTATTATGTAAATTTggttggtaaaacttagctgattgttaatagctgtttgtgtaaaatgacaaataaggacatgataaaaaaatttatttggggTTAAATGGTAATAAATATGGGTAAACATATCCTTCAAAAGATATgtagcaataagctaattgaaaaagttctaaaatgagttttttcaaattagtttttttggacctaataaactctttcaaacatctctccatcaaacaccactattagagatttgactagtcaaaacctatAAAGTGGTTCAACCCTCCAATTTTACCtcaaaaagctctttaccaaacatggtATTATCTTTTGGTTAATTGATTTGACTAGCTAATTGTGTAAACTTATTTGGTAAAAACGTAGGCTTGTT comes from Euphorbia lathyris chromosome 8, ddEupLath1.1, whole genome shotgun sequence and encodes:
- the LOC136202901 gene encoding gamma-glutamylcyclotransferase 2-1-like; its protein translation is MVFWVFGYGSLVWNPGFEYDEKIIGYIKDYRRVFDLACIDHRGTPERPARTCTLESVKGEICWGAAYCVRGGPERERLAMEYLERRECEYDEKTLVDFYKEGENVQATLTGVIVFTSTPDKVSNKYYLGPAPLEEMACQIATAHGPCGNNRDYLFSLEKALFDIGYEDDMVIELANEVRKVLGIAVGNGICKEKKPASHIGLKSHMPALQLRVHPLPEAVVLDS